TTACGCGTTCGACTCAGGCGGCAGCCGTACCACTCGAAGGGTGACGGGCACGGCCGGGTCGACGGGACACAACGGTCATATGCGGGCGTCAGAAAACCCGAACCGATGACCGCACGCGAGGACGTCGCATTTCTCGTCGGGTCGGCGAGCAGAATCGCCGTACTCGAACAGCTGCACCGCACCCCGCAGCGGCCGATAGAACTCGCCGAGACGTGTCCGTGCACGCGCGAGACAGTGCAGCGAGCACTCGCCGGATTCGTCAAACGAGGGTGGGTCGAAAAACGGTCACACGAGTATCACCTCACGCTCGGCGGTGAACTCGTCTTGACCCACTACCGCGACCTCGCCGATGCGAGCGAGAACGCGGCGAGGTTGACGCCGTTCGTCACGAACGTTGACAGTTCGCTCGCCGGGCTCTCACACTCGGTTCTCCAACGGGCGACGGTCACGGCCGGAACGACGGAGAACCCCCACGCGCCGATTGATCGGTATCTCTCCGTACTCGGCACGGAGCCAGTTCAGACGTACCGCGGTATCTCCCCGATCGTCAGCCGCGTGTTCAACGAGGCGGCGGCGAGAGTCATCGGCCCGGAGACCGAGATGGAACTCGTCGTCGACGCGTCCGTACTCGAAGCGTCGACGACCGCTGACCCAGAAGCGGTGCAGAGAGCGCACGAACTCGATCAGTTCACGCTGTATCTCTCGCCCACGCCGGTCGAGATGGGTCTCGCCGTCTTCGACGGCTATGCGTGGCTGGGTGCGTACGACCGAGGGAACCTCATCGCGTGCGTCGACGGCGACGACTCCGAACTGCTCGAATGGGCGGAAGCCGAGTATGACCGCGTGTGCGCGACGGCAACCGAAATCGAACCGGACCCGACGGCGCGAAGGAAGTCACACGAGAATGACGACTGATGCTGGGCGTACGACGATGCTGTGACTGACCCCATCACACGTGACGGTTTCTTTTACATATTCGGTGATAAAATATATATGGCCCTCTGGCATCGGCCCAAACGCAGTCGCTCTCGTTGACTCGTTTCGGCCCTCCAACCGACTCAGGGACGCGAAAGCAGCTACGAATCGCCGTTTTCGGTCAGCACTTCTTTGACGACCTCGGGGTTCTCGAGCAGTTGGTGTTTAGTGTAACTGCCTTCCGCGCTTCCGCCGCTGTGTTTCGACTGTTCGATGATGTCGAGAAACGCGTGTTCCTTCAGTAGGTCCCGCACGCGACGCAGCGAGAGACTGTCGGAACCTTCCTGCCGACAGATACTCTCGTATATCTCGTAGACGCGACTGGTTCGAAAGCCGTCTTTGCGCTGATTCGACAGCGAGAGGACGGCGAGCGCCTGCAGTACGTACCGCGAGTGTGGAGTCGACCCGCGGATGAGTTCGCGAAACCGGTCGGTCTCCGCGCGCTCGCGTGCCTGCGTCACGTAGATTTCCTTGACCGTCGGCGCGCCGTTGGACTGCGCAATCTCGCCGGCGTACCGCAGAATGTCGATGGCTTTCCGTGCGTCACCGTGTTCGCGGGCGGCGAGTGCGGCCGCCCGCGGAATCGTCGACGGGTCGAGGACGCCGTCGCGGAAGGCGTCGCTGCGAGCGTCCATGATGTCGCGGAGCTGGTTCGCGTCGTACGGGGGAAAGACGAACTCCCGTTCGCAGAGGCTGCTCTTGACGCGTTCGTCCATGCGGTCCTTGTACTGTATCTTGTTGCTGATGCCGATGACGCCGAGTTTGCAGTTCTCGATCTTCCCGGCCTCGCCGGCGCGAGAGAGTTGCATGAGGATGTCGTCGTTTTCGAGTTTGTCTATCTCGTCGAGGATGATGAGGACGACGTCGTACGTCGCGTCGAGGATTCGCCACAGGCGCTTGTAGTACGTCGCCGTGCTGAGCCCTTTGTCGGGTACTTTAATGTCGGTGAGTTCGGGACGATTGACGCTGTCGGCGATAGTCTGGACCGCTTGCGTCTCGGTCGTGTCTTGGGCGCAGTCAACGTACGCGAACGTGGCGTTGACCGCCTCATCGCTGGCAGTCTCGACGAGTCGCTGGGAGACGTACTTCGCACAGAGCGATTTTCCGGTCCCCGTCTTTCCGTAGATGAGGACGTTGCTCGGGCTCTGCCCGAAGATGGCGGGGTTGACCGCCGTCGCGAGGTCCGAAATCTCGTCGTCGCGTCCGACGATACGCCCCTCACCAGGGAGGTGGCTGATTTCGAGTAGCTCCTTGTTAGCGAATATCGGGTCCTCGCGCGTGAAGAGGTCGTCCCCTGCGTCCGGCATACCCGTGCACACCACGTTTCCGGTGAAATGGTTTCTCATTTCCGAGCGTCGACACACACACCACGTTTCCGGTGAAGCGGCTCGAAGGCGGGAGAGAGTTCAGGTGAAACGGAGGTGTGTGTTCACCGGAAACGAGGTGACCCCCCGAGAGAGGGTGACCTCCGAACGGGTTGAGTTGGTAGTGGACAACGGGAGTCGAGCTTGACCACGCAGACGGAGATGTAGACCACGATATCCGCCATTCCTGAGCGTTAGGTCCTCATTGGACGGTGAATTCATCGAACAGTCCATTCATTGGATCATCCATCGATCGGACAACCCATTCATTTCGACCCGATAACCGGACCATCGGTTCCGGTGGCGAGAGGTTGCAACCTTATTATAATACACTTTGCAACCAGTTTACTGGGCTGTTATCTATCTGGTTGTATAAAACAACAGGTTTAGGAACCGCCATCGAATGAGACAATTCGTGGAGAAGTCGTTCGATACTACTCCTTTCGCCCCTTCTGCTTCGCCTTCGAAGCGACTGTTCGGCACCTACCGGTAACGCTTCGGGTCGCTTCACCGGAAACGTGGTGTGTCCGTGACCAACTGCACGACTGTTCACGAATCTCTGTTCGACTGCAAAGATACCAGAAACTCCTCGAACTCCTCTCCGTCCAACTGAGGCTGCACTCTGTTCAGCCCTCTCAGTTCGACTCTCTATTCATCTGAGTAGCGGGTTGCGTCCCGTCTGCTGATTTCACCGGAAACGTAGTGTGTGGCTCACTCTCACTCCATCTACCGACACCCGGACGGGGGTCTCGCGTTCCCCGAACTCTTTCGGTCACTATCAACAGAGGCGCCGTGAGAAAGCATGAACCGCCGTGAGTATCACCTTCCCCAGGGGTCGAAACGGGACATTTCACCGGAAACAAGGTGTCTCTCTGCACTCACGTTTACCAAGTTTACCGAGTACTCCCCTCTCGTCGGGACTCTCAATAGACTCGACCAGACGCCCGACACGCCTCGTCTCACTCTCGGAGTTTCATCGGAAACACGGTGTGCCTCTGTCACGAAGGTCACCGTTTCCGACCGTCAGTTCACCGAAAATCAGGTGTCGCCTCCTTTCTGTCGGCCTGTCACCGACGTTTCCGTCTCCCGATACCGCCTGTCAATTAGCGAATAATGGCATCTTCGGACGGTGGTGTCGGCGGATAGCGATACCACTGAACACGACTCTCGTTCATCGGAAACACGGTGTGACGGCGTGTCTCGTTCGACGTAGCTACGTTTCACACGGTGCGGACGGGCGTAACAGTCAATATGCACTGTGTGTATACGTGTCAGTAGTGGCTACTCGACACGGCGGTCAACGCGTCGAATCGCCGAGCATCCGCGCCGGGCGGACGCCACACGACCCTCCGCTCAGAGACCCGACTCTCTACGCACTCACCGACCACTTTCGAGATCGACTCCGACAGCCGGGTCGATACATCTCGATACCCGTCGTGAGTGATGCCATCGAGCACGGGCAACTGCGGTGGAACCGTACCGAAGGGTGGCGCTTCGCGCTCGTCCGCGACGGCGTTCGATTCGTCGTCGTCGTCGGCGACACGGAGACGACTTCGCCCGTCGTCGTCACTGCGTGGACCGAAATCGCCGATTGGGAGGGCGCGATGGCCGCCGACCGCTGGACGGTCGACGACGTTCACACGATTCAGTTGCGAGCGGCGCTCAGTGAGACTCCAGAACGCCGGATACCGTCGCGTATCCGGCCCCGAGTCGTCGGGCGGCCGTTCGAGATCGGCGGACACCGACTCACGACCGTTGCGGGCGAGGGACACGTCGAATGTTGCGACTGCGGCGGTCGATTCCGGTCGAAATGCCAGTTACTGACGATCTCGTGTCGTCGGAGTTAAGGACGCCCAAAGGGCTGTCGACACAGAGGCTGTCGATGCGGATCGAGATACGCCATTCTGTCTCGTCGTCCGCTCCGACGCAGCGTTATCTCGCATCTTCGTTTATCTTCCCCAGTTCCTCTCTTCAGTCTCTCCCTGGTCTCTCCTCGCTCCTTCTCTCGATTCGATTTCGGCCGCACTATCTACCGTAGTGTACACTCGGACGGTCGAGATAGTTTCTGAGAATACCCCCAAGCAGGGATATAACTACCTTCGGCGCGTTGCTACCATGCCGTCTGACGGAAGTCAGACGACCCTCGGGATGAGGAGATTCTACCATGCGAACGCCAGCACTAGATAGAACAGTGACACGAGCACGACGGACCCTTCGGAGAGTTGCCTCGCCCGTCGTAGAGACGGCTCGGTTCGCCATGAACTGGGCCGAAACTCGACTGTCGGCGGAACAGCCGTCGAAACCGTGGCAACGCGTCTGGCTCACGCGAAGCGAAGTCCGATGGCGCAAAGCCGACACAGCAGTCGAGTGCTTTGGCGTCGCCGACGGCTACGTCACGACGGTCGAGTACACCGACCGTGACGTGACGTGGCAGTTGACCAAAGGACCGGCTCCACTCGCGAGTGCGCTCGCCGTCAGCGCGCTGTATCTACAACACGGGGTGACGCCGCACGTCGACGCTGACGGGCGGATGTTCGTCGCCGTCGCAAACGAACGACCCGTCGAGGCGTTTCGGAACTTCGAAGAAAAACCGTACGAGTACACGTATCTCGACGGCTACCGCTCGCTCGAAGAACTCCCGGGATGGGTCGACCGAACCGACCTCAAACCGGTTTACGCCAAACTCTCGCACCGGCACCGACGCGAACTGCCGCCCGGCTGAGCCGATTCGAGAAAAACGAGACATCGGAGTCGGCACCGACTCGCTCCGTTACGCTCGCTCGACGGCTCGGCCGCCAACTCCTCGCTCGAACAGTTACGATCGGCGCAGCTCTACAGACTAGAACGAAACTAAAAACCGCGAACTCACACAGATTCGTCGCCGTCGAACAGCGATGACAGCGATCGCGCCCCGTCGCTCGTGTACAGGCGGTCGGTCGTCGCTGCCGCGACGACGACGGCCCACGTTTCGTCGACCGATCCCTCGAAGAGCTGTTCGGGAACAAGCGGCATCGGGATCGGTTCGAAGCCAGCCTCGCGCATGTCCCTCACGCCGTCGAACGACCCGACGACGACTCCCTCCGGGTCCCGGACGTGCATCCGCTTGTCACTTCCTCGTCGGTAGGAGTATGGAAACACTGTCGGTAGCGGACAGCGCAGTTCGTCGCAGTCGTCGACCGCTGTCACGACCTCGCCGTCCGCCCGGAGGACGACCCGCGTCTCGCTTTCGTCACGCGACGGGCCGCCGCCCAACTCCTCGCGCCACGTCAGTTGCGTGTCCGGCCGCGCTACGGCGCACAGTGCGTAGCCGCCGCCGGATAGCTCGGGTCCGGATTCTCCCCTTCTCGACAGTTCGTTGTCTGCATCCGTGTCGCTCGCCAAGGCGATTCGGTCGGGGCCGTTGTGGAACTCTCGTTCGCCGCCGTCGGTTCTGACGCCCGCCGGGTCCGAGAGCAGTTCGACGACCGTCGCTGCCAGCGTCTCGTCCACCAACGGTAGGTCCGGCGACGGTAGGTCTGGCAACGGTGCGCGGGTCTCTCTCGCGAGACGGCTTCGGTCGGCGGGTGGAACGACGAACAGTGTCTTCCGACCCCGGTCACGGTTGTCTGCGTGTTTCGAAAGCACTGTCGTCGGCGTCACTTCGTCGACTTCGAGCGGTTCGATAGCGACGGGCGCGTCGGCGACGAACGCAGCGTCTCCGGTAGAGACCGATTCGACCGGTTCGGCGACGGCGTCAGGTTCGCGACCACTCTCCGGACGCTGAACTGCGTAGCCGAGCCGGGTGCAGCAGTCCTCGCCGTAGGTCAGGAGGGTCTCGCGCGAGCTCACGACGCCTTTTCTCATCCCTCGAAAGTTGGGTCCGCTCGTTGAATACGGTTTCGTGGGTCGGTAGTGCACGGCACGCGCGGTGCACAC
This genomic stretch from Haloprofundus salilacus harbors:
- a CDS encoding helix-turn-helix transcriptional regulator, with the translated sequence MTAREDVAFLVGSASRIAVLEQLHRTPQRPIELAETCPCTRETVQRALAGFVKRGWVEKRSHEYHLTLGGELVLTHYRDLADASENAARLTPFVTNVDSSLAGLSHSVLQRATVTAGTTENPHAPIDRYLSVLGTEPVQTYRGISPIVSRVFNEAAARVIGPETEMELVVDASVLEASTTADPEAVQRAHELDQFTLYLSPTPVEMGLAVFDGYAWLGAYDRGNLIACVDGDDSELLEWAEAEYDRVCATATEIEPDPTARRKSHENDD
- a CDS encoding Cdc6/Cdc18 family protein, with protein sequence MPDAGDDLFTREDPIFANKELLEISHLPGEGRIVGRDDEISDLATAVNPAIFGQSPSNVLIYGKTGTGKSLCAKYVSQRLVETASDEAVNATFAYVDCAQDTTETQAVQTIADSVNRPELTDIKVPDKGLSTATYYKRLWRILDATYDVVLIILDEIDKLENDDILMQLSRAGEAGKIENCKLGVIGISNKIQYKDRMDERVKSSLCEREFVFPPYDANQLRDIMDARSDAFRDGVLDPSTIPRAAALAAREHGDARKAIDILRYAGEIAQSNGAPTVKEIYVTQARERAETDRFRELIRGSTPHSRYVLQALAVLSLSNQRKDGFRTSRVYEIYESICRQEGSDSLSLRRVRDLLKEHAFLDIIEQSKHSGGSAEGSYTKHQLLENPEVVKEVLTENGDS